The genome window CTCATGGGGGGAGTCATGGTGCTTCTGGCCGTCGGCTCCTTCGGCGGCGAAGAGGCAGCGGCCCTGAACGCCATGCCCCTCTCCGTCTGGCTCACCCGTGCCCCCCTCGCCGCCTCCTGGTGGCTCTGGGGGACCCTGGCGCTCCTGACGCTTCTCACCATCAACACCATCCTCTGCAGCATAGAGGCAATCCGGCTGAGGCTCGGCAAAAGCACCCTGCCGGCGCTGGTGGCCCCGCAACTCATGCACCTGGGCTTCCTGCTCATCGTCCTGGCTCACCTGCTGAGCGCCACGGGGGGAGCCAAGGAGGCCATGCAGGTCTACCAGGGCTCCTCCATCGGGTTCCCGGACGGGAGTACCCTCCATGTGGGGCCCATTTCGGTGGCCACGGGCCCCATGGGGATGCCGACCGACTATCGCGCCCAGGTGCGCGCCGTGACCGGCAGCCGAGTGGAGGAAGGAACGGTGAGCCCCAACCATCCGTTCTTTCACGGCGGGTTCGGCGTCTATCTCAAGCACGCGGAGGAGTACCCCTTCCCCGTGGCCGTCATGGAAATCCACCGGGAACCGGGGGCCGGCTGGGCCCTGGCCGGCGCCCTCCTCTTCACGGCCGGTAACGGCATGCTCCTTGCGCTCCGACGGGAACGCCGCTGACGAGACTTCCTCTTGCATCGCCGCGCCGATGTGTTAGTATGAAACCTCTCATTTTTGCGGATAAAATGCATCGGCTGCACCCGAGGAGTCGTCCATGCCCAGACCATTGACTCGAACCGTCGTCGCGCTTGCGATCCTGGCGGCCTCATCAGCCGCCCACGCAGA of Geobacter anodireducens contains these proteins:
- a CDS encoding cytochrome C biogenesis protein ResB, with product MLTRTYQSLASLSLGLWLMGGVMVLLAVGSFGGEEAAALNAMPLSVWLTRAPLAASWWLWGTLALLTLLTINTILCSIEAIRLRLGKSTLPALVAPQLMHLGFLLIVLAHLLSATGGAKEAMQVYQGSSIGFPDGSTLHVGPISVATGPMGMPTDYRAQVRAVTGSRVEEGTVSPNHPFFHGGFGVYLKHAEEYPFPVAVMEIHREPGAGWALAGALLFTAGNGMLLALRRERR